The following proteins are co-located in the Purpureocillium takamizusanense chromosome 10, complete sequence genome:
- a CDS encoding uncharacterized protein (EggNog:ENOG503NUA6~COG:T~TransMembrane:15 (i159-177o189-207i237-260o280-303i346-364o376-397i418-441o495-516i555-575o581-604i663-682o735-753i760-777o783-798i810-830o)), producing the protein MDAPKPLGASGRSATAGSGSTLTPVKTTRTADSSDADTLGENKDYNNDGEKPGSASSVTTVALSEDEVRAALRALIEEHEMDQNFCHDTLNRARKYLAKLPPPGKTPAEAGADIESGQSILDDFKAQEELARNDSAYPEVRAVVDPTDDPTLPVATFRVFFLGTFFCLFGAALHQFFSLRMPTIHISTHVVQLLTLPMGLFLARFLPKRVWTLRLPRTAKSWSFSLNPGPFNQKEHLLIAIMANVSFAGHHNGAYVISIIQVLKLPMFYGEKVLSNSVPWQVITVLATQLLGYGCAGVARRFLVYPPAMIWPRALGNIALAKALHSDRGLKSLPAVNGWTMTRYRFFAIAFGGMFLWFWIPNYLFQAISLFNWPTWISPGSVTLALVMGSTCGLGINPLSSLDWNVATHHADPIVTPLFALSNYATGMAIFGFIVAPIIYFKNFWNTGYLPINSNKPFDNTGGRYNISRIVGPDLTINEAAYYDYSVPWLSATKVIYLAVYFCLYASLPVHLALWFRRDIVRGFRGFFSRNKDRQHKFDDIHNRLMEAYEECPHWWYLATLGISLIFAILSAVLWPTDMPVWGIFLAVTFTLALQIPLGMLLAITNKEVSTAILAMVVGGYVLEGRTVPNMIFKMYTFMSTSQSLHFIGDLKIAHYAKLPPRWVFAAQMYATILAAFVSLGVNHWQLRNIPNICRDNQKDRFSCPSTHSYYLTTVLWGVVGPRRLFGAEGHYRPITYFVPIGIALPAITYYFARRWPTSFWRRFNAPVFFGGALGWAPYNWTYIHGSIILGVVFNFFIKKRAEGWWGRYAYVMSGSFQAACGVAALVMYFCLQAWNININWVGNTIGKQGVDGGGWRDAAGHKVKCANLHLAPGAHFSNGFEYHH; encoded by the coding sequence ATGGATGCCCCCAAGCCCCTGGGCGCCTCTGGACGCTCCGCGACTGCTGGTTCTGGGAGCACCCTCACCCCCGTCAAGACAACCCGCACGGCCGACTCGTCCGACGCCGATACCCTCGGGGAGAACAAGGACTATAATAACGATGGCGAAAAGCCTGGCTCGGCGTCCAGCGTCACTACCGTCGCGCTTTCCGAGGATGAGGTCCGCGCCGCTCTCCGCGCCCTCATCGAGGAGCACGAGATGGATCAAAACTTCTGCCACGATACCCTCAACCGAGCCAGGAAATACCTCGCGAAGCTTCCTCCACCAGGTAAGACCCCGGCCGAAGCAGGCGCGGACATCGAGTCCGGACAgtccatcctcgacgacttcaaggcccaggaggagctcgcccgcAACGACTCGGCGTACCCCGaggtccgcgccgtcgtcgacccaaCCGACGACCCCACGCTGCCCGTGGCGACGTTccgcgtcttcttcctcggcacCTTCTTCTGCCTCtttggcgcggcgctgcaccaGTTCTTCTCCCTGCGCATGCCCACCATCCACATCAGCACGCATGTCGTGCAGCTGCTCACCCTCCCCATGggcctcttcctcgcgcGGTTCCTGCCCAAGCGCGTCTGGACGCTCCGTCTCCCTCGCACGGCCAAGTCCTGGAGCTTCAGCTTGAACCCGGGCCCGTTCAACCAAAAGGAGCATctcctcatcgccatcatggccaacgtCTCGTTTGCCGGCCACCATAACGGCGCCTACGTCATCTCCATCATCCAGGTCCTGAAGCTTCCCATGTTCTATGGCGAAAAGGTCCTCTCCAACAGCGTTCCGTGGCAGGTCAtcaccgtcctcgccacGCAGCTTCTTGGCTACGGCTGCGCAGGCGTGGCCCGCCGGTTCCTCGTCTATCCCCCGGCCATGATCTGGCCCAGGGCGTTGGGTAACATTGCGTTGGCCAAGGCGCTTCATTCGGATAGGGGCCTCAAGTCGCTGCCGGCCGTCAATGGCTGGACCATGACACGGTATCGCTTCTTCGCCATCGCCTTCGGCGGCATGTTTCTCTGGTTCTGGATCCCCAATTACCTATTCCAAGCCATTTCACTCTTCAACTGGCCGACGTGGATCTCCCCCGGCAGCGTCacgctcgccctcgtcatggGCAGCACTtgcggcctcggcatcaaCCCGCTCTCTTCGCTGGACTGGAACGTCGCCACACACCACGCCGACCCCATCGTCACGCCACTCTTCGCGCTGTCAAACTACGCGACGGGCATGGCCATCTTTGGTTTCATCGTCGCCCCGATCATATACTTCAAGAACTTTTGGAACACGGGCTACCTCCCCATCAACAGCAACAAGCCTTTTGACAACACTGGCGGACGCTACAATATCAGCCGCATTGTCGGCCCGGATCTGACCATTAACGAGGCTGCTTACTACGACTACAGCGTGCCGTGGCTGTCTGCTACCAAGGTCATATACCTAGCCGTGTACTTTTGCCTGTATGCCTCGTTACCGGTGCACCTCGCGCTCTGGTTCCGCAGGGACATCGTCAGGGGGTTCCGGGGCTTCTTTAGCCGCAACAAGGACCGGCAGCACAAGTTCGACGACATTCACAACCGTCTCATGGAGGCGTACGAGGAATGCCCGCACTGGTGGTATCTCGCGACGCTGGGAATCTCCTTGATCTTTGCCATCCTCTCTGCCGTCTTGTGGCCGACGGACATGCCCGTGTGGggcatcttcctcgccgttACCTTCACCCTCGCTCTGCAGATCCCCCTGGGCATGctcctcgccatcaccaacaaggAGGTGTCCACGGCCATCCTGGCCATGGTCGTCGGCGGATACGTGCTCGAGGGCCGGACGGTGCCCAACATGATCTTCAAGATGTACACCTTCATGTCCACGTCCCAGTCGCTGCACTTCATCGGAGACTTGAAGATTGCTCATTATGCCAAGCTACCGCCGCGCTGGGTCTTTGCGGCGCAGATGTATGCCACCATCTTGGCCGCGTTCGTCTCACTCGGCGTGAACCACTGGCAGCTGCGCAACATCCCTAACATTTGTCGCGACAACCAAAAGGACCGTTTCTCGTGCCCCTCCACCCACTCATACTACCTCACCACGGTCCTCTGGGGCGTTgtcgggcctcgacggctcTTCGGAGCCGAGGGCCACTACAGGCCCATCACCTACTTCGTGCCcatcggcatcgccctccccgccatcACGTACTACTTTGCGAGGCGGTGGCCCACGTCCTTCTGGCGCCGCTTCAAcgcgcccgtcttcttcggcggtgcgctgggctgggccccGTACAACTGGACGTATATCCACGGCTCTATCATCCTGGGCGTCGTTTTCAACTTCTTCATCAAgaagcgcgccgagggctggTGGGGGCGGTACGCGTACGTCATGTCGGGCTCGTTCCAGGCGGcctgcggcgtcgcggcgctcgtcatgTATTTCTGCTTGCAGGCCTGgaacatcaacatcaactGGGTTGGCAACACTATTGGAAagcagggcgtcgatggaGGCGGCTGGAGAGACGCAGCGGGACACAAGGTCAAGTGCGCGAACCTCCACCTTGCCCCAGGCGCTCATTTCTCCAACGGCTTCGAGTATCATCATTGA